A genomic window from Levilactobacillus yonginensis includes:
- the dnaE gene encoding DNA polymerase III subunit alpha — MFVPLQVLSTYSLLQSTNRIDQLVETAKDRGYTALALTDKNVMYGEVAFYNACQRVGIQPLLGLSLTTQSLSGTEEDQEWLFIAQDFTGYQQLMQLSTAYQVAQGAVDLHEQVANLSHLSVIAPLDSEAHQLLVAGDETAASRVLQQFQDWHVGALAVGIGARADAPLQAALQRVATNAQAALVALAPVDYLNADDHFAVTVLRAIDAGATISDPEDEQQKMGEHWLRPAQEQAEQFNAAGLQTAVQATADLAAKSHVTLQFKQPQLPEYPTPNHQPSQDYLRELCQQGLQRRLQADGITAPKSYQQRLERELGVIHRMGFDDYFLIIWDVMNYAHRAHIQTGPGRGSAAGSLVAYVLAITEVDPLAYNLLFERFLNEERAQMPDIDLDIPDDKREQVLQYVHDKYGHSRVAQIITFGTLATKAALRDVGRVLGMPPYTLSDWSAAIPNQLHITLQAAYDQSQKLRNLVADSSKNQLLFATAQKLEGLPRHYSTHAAGIVLSQGPLTDLVPLQPGSEDLLMTQYPKDTVEAVGLLKMDFLGLRNLSILANALALVRKQTGQALDINQIDLNDAATLKLFAQGETNGVFQFESSGIKRVLRQLQPDSFELVAAVNALYRPGPMENIDSFIRRKHGQEPVTYPADALAPILGPTYGVLVYQEQVMQVASVMGGFTLGEADLLRRAMSKKKKQTMDAMQKKFVSGARQLGYDEAVAQKVFAYIDRFANYGFNRSHAVAYSKLAFQLAYLKAHYPGPFYAALLNSVVNVPVKTKMYLTEAKRHGVGIQPPDINRSTAYFNLQGSDIIFGLSSIKGVRKDFLREVLADRHENGPYRDLHQFLQRIDGKYRKADLLNALVYAGAFDGFGHNRAELLAALPEFISSVELSGDNVELFAALAPKVKPLPDLELMTKLTQEEAVLGAYLSGHPVAQYQALAAKIHAVSVTELAENARVAVVVYVTKIRTIRTKRGEPMAFLTASDETADVSITVFPNQYRQASEWLKTDQVIVVKGKVEQQRGLQIVADQISLAETMQAQLAPKLPTGARWFVRVDAQHDERTIAAKLGQFLTTHHGDVPVIVYQPQTDQKRVLPRNQWLVGDATLVSTLEELMGSGNVVFKNG; from the coding sequence ATGTTTGTTCCGTTACAGGTTCTGAGTACTTATAGCTTATTACAGAGCACGAACCGTATCGACCAACTGGTAGAAACGGCGAAAGATCGCGGTTATACGGCGTTAGCGTTGACGGATAAGAACGTGATGTACGGGGAAGTTGCCTTCTATAATGCCTGTCAACGAGTGGGAATTCAGCCCTTACTCGGACTGTCCTTGACTACTCAGAGTCTGAGTGGTACTGAGGAAGATCAGGAGTGGTTGTTCATCGCCCAAGACTTTACCGGGTATCAGCAGTTGATGCAGTTGTCGACGGCTTATCAGGTGGCCCAGGGGGCCGTTGATCTGCACGAACAGGTGGCTAATCTGAGTCATCTCAGTGTGATTGCGCCCTTAGACAGTGAGGCCCATCAACTCCTAGTGGCTGGGGATGAGACGGCGGCTAGTCGGGTCTTACAGCAGTTTCAAGATTGGCACGTGGGTGCTTTAGCAGTGGGAATCGGGGCGCGTGCCGATGCGCCCTTGCAGGCAGCGTTACAACGGGTGGCCACGAACGCTCAGGCGGCATTAGTTGCGTTAGCGCCCGTAGATTACCTTAATGCCGATGATCACTTTGCCGTGACGGTCTTACGGGCCATCGATGCTGGTGCCACAATTAGTGACCCCGAGGATGAACAACAGAAAATGGGTGAGCATTGGTTACGTCCAGCTCAGGAACAGGCGGAGCAGTTCAATGCGGCCGGACTGCAAACAGCGGTTCAAGCCACGGCCGACCTAGCTGCCAAGAGTCACGTGACGTTACAATTTAAGCAACCGCAATTGCCCGAGTACCCGACACCTAACCACCAGCCCTCACAAGATTATTTGCGTGAGCTCTGTCAACAGGGGCTGCAGCGACGGTTACAGGCAGACGGGATTACTGCCCCTAAGTCCTATCAGCAACGCTTAGAACGAGAACTAGGGGTCATTCACCGGATGGGGTTTGACGACTATTTTCTCATTATCTGGGACGTCATGAATTACGCCCACCGCGCTCACATTCAAACGGGTCCAGGGCGGGGGTCCGCGGCGGGTTCGTTGGTGGCATACGTGTTAGCGATTACCGAGGTTGATCCGTTAGCGTATAACCTGTTATTTGAACGTTTCTTGAACGAGGAACGGGCCCAGATGCCCGATATCGATTTGGATATTCCGGATGATAAACGGGAACAGGTTTTGCAGTACGTTCATGATAAGTACGGTCATTCCCGGGTGGCGCAGATCATTACCTTTGGGACGTTGGCAACTAAGGCGGCGTTGCGTGACGTTGGACGGGTCCTGGGGATGCCACCATATACGTTGAGCGATTGGAGTGCGGCGATTCCCAATCAATTACACATTACTTTGCAAGCGGCCTACGACCAGTCTCAGAAACTGCGCAACCTGGTAGCGGATAGTTCCAAGAATCAGTTGCTGTTTGCGACAGCCCAGAAGCTAGAGGGCTTGCCCCGTCATTACTCAACCCATGCGGCGGGGATTGTGTTGAGTCAGGGGCCATTGACTGATCTCGTGCCCCTACAGCCGGGGAGTGAAGACCTCTTGATGACGCAGTATCCCAAGGACACCGTGGAAGCGGTGGGTCTGCTCAAGATGGACTTCCTAGGCCTGCGGAACCTCAGCATTTTAGCAAATGCGTTGGCGTTGGTTAGAAAACAGACGGGGCAGGCGCTCGATATCAATCAAATTGATTTAAATGATGCGGCCACCCTCAAGCTCTTTGCCCAGGGCGAGACAAACGGTGTCTTTCAGTTTGAATCTTCGGGAATCAAACGCGTACTGCGACAGCTTCAGCCGGATAGCTTTGAACTAGTGGCTGCCGTTAATGCCCTGTACCGACCGGGTCCCATGGAAAACATTGATAGTTTTATTCGACGGAAACACGGTCAGGAACCGGTCACTTATCCAGCTGATGCGTTGGCTCCTATCCTGGGACCGACGTACGGTGTCCTAGTCTATCAAGAACAGGTCATGCAGGTTGCCTCCGTCATGGGGGGCTTCACGCTGGGGGAAGCCGACTTGCTGCGGCGGGCGATGAGTAAGAAAAAGAAACAGACCATGGATGCCATGCAAAAGAAATTTGTCAGCGGAGCCCGTCAATTGGGCTATGACGAGGCCGTAGCCCAAAAGGTCTTTGCCTATATCGATCGGTTTGCGAACTACGGTTTTAACCGGTCCCATGCCGTGGCTTATAGTAAGTTGGCCTTTCAATTAGCGTACCTGAAGGCCCACTATCCGGGACCTTTCTACGCGGCGCTCTTAAATTCGGTGGTCAACGTGCCAGTCAAGACAAAGATGTACCTGACAGAAGCCAAGCGCCACGGCGTCGGCATTCAACCACCAGACATTAATCGGTCGACGGCTTACTTTAATTTGCAAGGGTCAGACATCATCTTTGGCTTGAGCAGTATCAAAGGGGTACGGAAGGACTTTCTCAGAGAGGTCTTAGCCGACCGGCATGAGAATGGTCCGTACCGCGACCTTCACCAGTTTCTACAACGAATCGATGGTAAGTATCGGAAGGCGGACTTGTTAAACGCACTGGTCTATGCGGGTGCATTTGATGGTTTTGGTCACAACCGCGCGGAGCTGTTGGCGGCGTTACCGGAGTTTATCAGTAGCGTGGAGCTGTCTGGGGATAACGTGGAGCTTTTTGCGGCGTTAGCGCCGAAGGTCAAACCATTACCAGACCTCGAATTGATGACAAAGTTAACGCAGGAAGAAGCCGTGCTCGGAGCCTATCTATCCGGTCATCCGGTTGCTCAGTACCAGGCCTTAGCGGCGAAAATCCACGCGGTTTCCGTCACCGAACTAGCGGAGAATGCGCGGGTCGCGGTAGTGGTCTACGTGACCAAGATTCGGACGATTCGGACCAAACGGGGTGAACCGATGGCCTTTCTGACGGCGAGTGATGAGACGGCCGATGTAAGCATCACGGTCTTTCCCAATCAGTATCGGCAGGCCAGTGAGTGGTTGAAGACCGATCAAGTCATCGTCGTTAAGGGCAAGGTCGAACAGCAACGAGGGTTGCAGATTGTGGCGGACCAGATCTCGTTAGCGGAGACCATGCAAGCCCAGCTGGCACCTAAGTTGCCGACTGGGGCCCGGTGGTTTGTTCGGGTAGATGCCCAACACGACGAACGGACTATTGCGGCGAAATTAGGCCAATTTTTGACCACCCATCACGGGGATGTGCCGGTGATTGTCTACCAACCCCAAACGGACCAAAAGCGGGTCTTACCGCGGAATCAGTGGTTAGTGGGGGATGCAACGCTGGTTAGTACCCTAGAAGAATTGATGGGCAGTGGTAATGTTGTTTTTAAGAATGGATAG
- a CDS encoding transaldolase has protein sequence MQLSVKVYSDGAELSAMKAVAAKGLVEGFTTNPSLMKAAGITDYLSFAKEAVATFPDQSISFEVFGNTPERMLAEAKLLSSLGNHVAVKIPVIRANGEDNGDVISELSAAGVRVNVTAITTLDQVKLAVASLDEAVGGIVSVFAGRIADTGVDPLPLMRQSADLCHTKENVELLWASTREAFNIVQADQTGCDIITVPPKILGKLNKFGKDALTVSVDTVKTFDQDIAELGFTIPVEADVLK, from the coding sequence ATGCAATTATCCGTAAAAGTATATTCAGATGGTGCCGAATTATCCGCAATGAAGGCTGTAGCTGCTAAGGGGCTCGTTGAAGGGTTCACTACGAATCCTAGTTTGATGAAGGCGGCGGGAATTACCGATTACCTGTCATTCGCGAAGGAGGCAGTTGCGACCTTCCCAGACCAATCGATTAGTTTCGAAGTTTTTGGCAATACGCCAGAACGTATGTTAGCTGAAGCCAAATTACTTTCGTCACTCGGTAATCACGTGGCCGTTAAGATTCCAGTTATCCGGGCCAACGGAGAAGACAATGGCGATGTGATCAGTGAGCTCTCAGCTGCGGGTGTGCGGGTGAACGTGACAGCGATTACCACGTTAGACCAAGTGAAGTTAGCCGTTGCTAGCTTAGATGAAGCTGTGGGCGGCATCGTTTCCGTCTTTGCTGGGCGGATTGCTGATACTGGCGTTGATCCATTGCCACTGATGCGGCAATCAGCAGACCTCTGCCATACCAAGGAAAACGTCGAGTTACTGTGGGCCAGCACCCGGGAAGCCTTTAACATCGTTCAGGCTGATCAAACTGGCTGTGACATCATTACTGTGCCACCCAAGATTTTGGGCAAGTTAAACAAGTTTGGTAAGGATGCCTTGACCGTTTCCGTGGACACAGTGAAAACGTTTGATCAAGATATTGCCGAATTAGGTTTCACGATTCCAGTCGAAGCTGACGTCTTAAAGTAA
- the pyk gene encoding pyruvate kinase — protein MKKTKIVSTLGPASTDVDTIVKLIESGANIFRFNFSHGDHEEHLGRLENVHKAEKITGKTVGIMLDTKGAEIRTTVEKGGKLQFNTGDKFRISMDASLEGTKEKIAVTYPGLFDDVNEGGHVLFDDGLLDSVVESKDDAAKELVVVAQNDGVLGSRKGVNAPGVSINLPGITEKDSDDIRFGLDHEINFIAASFVRKPQDVMDIRELLEEKHMEHVQIFPKIESQEGINNFDDIIKVSDGLMVARGDMGVEIPTENVPLVQKALIKKCNFLGKPVITATQMLDSMQENPRPTRAEASDVANAVFDGTDATMLSGESANGEYPVESVATMNRIDIKAENALKDFGRDNLNFDNGDVTESIGASVARVANELGVKTIVAATESGYTAKMISKYRPNADILAVTFDDRTRRGLMVNWGVYPIVTEKPSNTDEMFDLAAAKAVETGLAKEGDLILITAGVPVGERGTTNLMKIQLIGSKLVQGQGVGDDTVIGKAIIANTAADANAKVVEGGILIAKNTDKDYLPAIEKSSAVIVENGGLTSHAAVVGISMGIPVIVGATGASDKISDGELITVDSRRGIVYHGASNAL, from the coding sequence ATGAAGAAAACCAAGATCGTAAGTACCCTTGGCCCCGCAAGTACTGACGTTGATACGATTGTTAAGTTGATTGAATCAGGCGCCAACATCTTCCGGTTCAACTTCTCACATGGTGACCATGAAGAACACTTGGGCCGTTTGGAAAACGTCCACAAGGCTGAAAAGATCACTGGTAAGACCGTTGGTATCATGTTGGATACTAAGGGTGCTGAAATCCGGACCACTGTTGAAAAGGGCGGTAAGCTCCAATTCAATACTGGCGACAAATTCCGTATTTCAATGGACGCCTCACTTGAAGGAACCAAGGAAAAGATTGCTGTTACTTACCCTGGTTTATTCGATGATGTTAACGAAGGTGGCCACGTCTTATTCGATGATGGTTTACTGGACTCAGTTGTTGAAAGTAAGGATGACGCAGCTAAGGAATTAGTTGTTGTTGCTCAAAACGATGGTGTTCTGGGTTCCCGTAAGGGTGTTAACGCTCCCGGCGTTTCCATCAACTTACCTGGGATCACTGAAAAGGACTCCGATGATATTCGTTTTGGTTTGGATCATGAAATCAACTTCATCGCTGCTTCATTCGTTCGGAAGCCTCAAGATGTTATGGACATCCGTGAACTTCTTGAAGAAAAGCACATGGAACACGTGCAAATCTTCCCTAAGATCGAATCCCAAGAAGGTATCAACAACTTTGATGATATCATCAAGGTTTCCGATGGTTTGATGGTTGCTCGTGGTGACATGGGTGTTGAAATTCCAACGGAAAACGTACCTTTGGTACAAAAAGCTTTGATCAAGAAGTGTAACTTCTTAGGTAAGCCAGTTATCACGGCTACCCAAATGTTAGACTCTATGCAAGAAAACCCACGTCCTACGCGTGCCGAAGCTTCTGACGTTGCCAACGCTGTCTTTGATGGTACTGACGCAACCATGCTTTCTGGTGAAAGTGCTAACGGTGAATACCCAGTAGAATCCGTTGCTACGATGAACCGGATCGACATCAAAGCTGAAAATGCTTTGAAGGACTTTGGTCGTGACAACTTGAACTTCGACAACGGTGACGTTACTGAATCAATCGGTGCTTCCGTTGCTCGGGTTGCAAACGAATTGGGCGTTAAGACCATCGTTGCTGCAACTGAAAGTGGCTACACTGCCAAGATGATTTCTAAGTACCGGCCAAATGCTGATATCTTAGCTGTTACCTTTGACGACCGGACCCGTCGTGGTTTGATGGTCAACTGGGGTGTTTACCCAATCGTTACCGAAAAGCCTTCAAACACTGATGAAATGTTTGATCTGGCTGCAGCCAAGGCCGTTGAAACGGGCTTAGCTAAGGAAGGCGACTTAATCTTAATCACCGCTGGTGTGCCAGTTGGCGAACGTGGAACGACTAACTTGATGAAGATCCAATTGATCGGTTCAAAGTTGGTTCAAGGCCAAGGCGTCGGTGACGACACTGTGATTGGTAAAGCAATCATTGCTAACACTGCCGCTGATGCAAATGCTAAAGTCGTTGAAGGTGGTATCTTGATTGCCAAGAACACTGACAAAGACTACTTGCCAGCTATTGAAAAGTCTAGCGCCGTTATCGTTGAAAACGGTGGGTTGACTTCTCACGCAGCGGTTGTTGGGATTTCCATGGGGATTCCTGTTATCGTTGGTGCTACTGGTGCCAGTGACAAGATCTCCGATGGCGAATTGATCACCGTTGACTCACGTCGCGGTATCGTTTACCACGGTGCTTCCAACGCGCTTTAA
- a CDS encoding S1 RNA-binding domain-containing protein, whose product MEELLGRIIAGKVTDENEKDYYVQVAGTTFRLDKYEIKKPLKLGSTFKGFAYENEDHDMQITRDAPAVQVDHYGMGTVVRSQRTLGVFVNIGLPNKDIVVSLDDLPDIMELWPQQGDRLMIALREDAKQRLWGVLADGEIYQAIAQPAKKHMQNANVVATAYQLKLVGTRVMTENNELGFIHPSEREKEPRLGEELHARVIGVHEDGTLNLSLRPRTYEAIDDDAAMLLAALEHSEDGHLEFSDKSDPAAIKAYFGISKGQFKRAIGHLLKARKITQHDGQLWLVAEEDESTTD is encoded by the coding sequence ATGGAAGAACTATTAGGCCGCATCATCGCGGGAAAAGTTACCGATGAAAACGAAAAAGATTACTACGTCCAGGTTGCCGGGACGACCTTTCGGCTGGACAAATATGAAATTAAGAAACCATTGAAGTTAGGCTCAACCTTTAAAGGGTTTGCCTATGAGAATGAAGATCATGACATGCAGATTACCCGGGACGCCCCGGCCGTCCAGGTCGACCACTATGGCATGGGGACTGTCGTACGAAGTCAACGGACCTTGGGGGTCTTCGTCAACATCGGTTTACCTAACAAGGACATCGTTGTTTCTCTGGATGACCTCCCAGACATCATGGAACTGTGGCCTCAACAGGGCGACCGGTTAATGATTGCTTTGCGTGAGGATGCTAAGCAGCGCCTCTGGGGGGTGTTGGCTGACGGTGAAATTTACCAAGCCATCGCACAACCAGCTAAAAAACACATGCAAAATGCCAACGTGGTTGCTACCGCTTACCAGTTGAAATTAGTTGGTACTCGAGTTATGACTGAGAATAATGAATTGGGCTTCATTCACCCATCCGAACGAGAAAAGGAACCACGCTTAGGTGAAGAATTACACGCCCGGGTCATTGGTGTGCACGAAGATGGCACGTTGAACCTGTCCTTACGTCCACGAACCTATGAAGCTATTGATGATGACGCGGCAATGTTGTTGGCTGCGTTGGAACATAGTGAAGACGGTCATTTGGAATTCAGCGACAAGAGTGATCCAGCTGCTATTAAGGCTTACTTTGGTATTAGTAAGGGGCAGTTCAAGCGAGCCATTGGTCACCTCCTGAAAGCTCGGAAAATTACGCAACACGATGGTCAATTGTGGTTGGTCGCTGAAGAAGATGAATCGACGACTGACTAG
- the xerD gene encoding site-specific tyrosine recombinase XerD produces the protein MTELENQAADFAHYLRVEQGLAENSVTSYTQELRNFAQYLTPKKVTDFKRVDRLQVMAYLSALTASGKSRNSVIHAVSALRKFYRYLVQTHQLTDNPLANVAAPKHAQHLPAVLTVAEVDRLLAAPDTGNKYGLRDRAILEVMYATGLRVSELVHLKLADLHLEMGLIQTLGKGDKERIIPIGDVASDWINQYLTHSRPVLLKQRTSPYLFLNAHGGGLSRQSIWQKIKQYVALADIQKDVTPHTLRHSFATHILENGADLRVVQELLGHADITTTQIYTHISKKRLLNVYDAYHPRA, from the coding sequence ATGACTGAGCTGGAGAATCAGGCGGCGGACTTTGCCCACTACCTACGGGTCGAACAGGGGCTTGCCGAAAATTCAGTCACGAGCTATACGCAGGAACTACGAAATTTCGCACAGTATTTAACGCCAAAAAAAGTCACCGATTTTAAACGGGTAGACCGGCTCCAGGTCATGGCATACTTGAGTGCGCTGACCGCCAGTGGCAAGTCTCGTAATTCGGTGATTCACGCGGTATCGGCTCTACGTAAGTTTTATCGGTACTTGGTCCAGACCCACCAGCTGACGGATAATCCGCTGGCAAACGTGGCGGCACCTAAACACGCCCAGCATTTACCAGCTGTGCTGACGGTGGCCGAGGTCGACCGTTTGCTGGCGGCACCGGATACTGGCAACAAGTACGGGTTGCGTGATCGGGCCATTCTGGAAGTTATGTACGCTACTGGGCTCCGGGTCAGTGAGCTGGTCCATTTGAAATTGGCTGACTTGCACCTGGAGATGGGGTTGATTCAAACCTTGGGAAAGGGTGATAAGGAACGGATCATTCCCATTGGTGACGTGGCTAGTGATTGGATTAACCAGTATTTGACGCACAGTCGACCAGTCCTATTGAAACAGCGTACGAGTCCGTATTTGTTTCTAAATGCGCATGGTGGGGGCCTTTCACGGCAGTCCATTTGGCAGAAAATTAAGCAGTACGTGGCGTTGGCTGATATTCAAAAGGATGTCACGCCGCACACACTGCGGCACTCTTTTGCCACGCATATTTTGGAGAATGGTGCGGATCTGCGGGTGGTTCAAGAATTACTGGGCCACGCGGATATCACGACCACCCAGATTTATACGCACATTTCTAAAAAAAGGTTACTGAACGTTTATGATGCGTATCATCCACGCGCCTAG
- a CDS encoding N-acetyltransferase, with amino-acid sequence MLLKYRSDYQKIAMGMLSLLPNFKDWDRLQNELAWYQAGDDRNLYLWKDEHDDFAGALGAEVQGDYLVVRLITLMPDKQLTRNTWQMLDELATTAPDRRLMGTLTTAKIIAKWEFYHGQSHRERSTADSGQ; translated from the coding sequence ATGTTACTTAAATATCGGAGCGATTATCAAAAAATTGCGATGGGCATGTTGAGCCTGTTGCCGAATTTTAAGGACTGGGACCGGTTGCAAAACGAATTGGCATGGTACCAGGCCGGCGATGACCGGAACCTTTATCTCTGGAAGGACGAGCACGACGACTTTGCGGGGGCCCTGGGTGCGGAAGTGCAGGGGGACTACCTAGTCGTCCGGTTGATTACGTTGATGCCGGATAAGCAGTTGACGCGAAATACCTGGCAGATGCTAGATGAGTTAGCCACCACGGCGCCAGATAGGCGGTTGATGGGAACCCTAACGACAGCCAAGATTATTGCAAAATGGGAGTTTTACCATGGACAAAGCCACAGAGAACGGTCAACCGCTGATTCAGGTCAGTGA
- a CDS encoding ScpA family protein — protein MDKATENGQPLIQVSDFEGPLDLLLHLIKTNEMDIYDIRITTITSQYLTYLHQMQELRLDIAGEYFVMAANLMAIKAKMLLPKPTTVDPIDEDASEDPREDLVNQLLEYQRYKQAAQELKKRAIARQEHFTRPAMAVPESVTMSVAPGIQTSDLQAALAKLVHRAMIAKPVTQNIHQEHFTIKAQMATVLTRLQRAKHPVNFETLLAGVPALEEVVTTFLAVLELARQRQVQLQQVSRVAPLQVGFLKMEGSYAPDVTPSTD, from the coding sequence ATGGACAAAGCCACAGAGAACGGTCAACCGCTGATTCAGGTCAGTGATTTTGAAGGACCGTTAGACTTGTTGTTACACCTAATTAAAACCAATGAAATGGATATCTATGATATTCGCATCACGACGATTACCAGTCAGTATCTAACTTACTTGCATCAAATGCAGGAACTACGGTTGGATATTGCCGGTGAATACTTTGTGATGGCGGCTAATTTGATGGCCATTAAGGCGAAAATGCTATTGCCAAAACCAACGACCGTGGACCCCATTGACGAAGATGCTAGTGAGGACCCCCGGGAAGATTTGGTCAATCAGCTGTTGGAGTATCAACGCTATAAGCAAGCTGCCCAGGAACTGAAGAAGCGGGCCATTGCCCGGCAGGAACACTTTACGCGACCGGCAATGGCCGTACCGGAATCGGTGACGATGTCGGTTGCTCCGGGAATTCAGACCAGTGATCTGCAGGCGGCCCTCGCTAAACTCGTTCACCGGGCGATGATTGCGAAGCCGGTGACCCAAAATATTCATCAAGAACATTTTACGATCAAGGCCCAGATGGCGACCGTTTTGACGCGCTTACAGCGAGCCAAACATCCCGTTAACTTTGAGACATTATTGGCGGGGGTACCGGCCTTAGAGGAGGTCGTGACGACCTTCTTGGCAGTCTTAGAATTGGCTCGTCAAAGGCAAGTGCAGTTACAACAGGTTAGCCGCGTGGCACCGCTTCAGGTTGGATTTTTAAAAATGGAAGGAAGTTATGCACCAGATGTCACCCCTAGCACAGATTGA
- the scpB gene encoding SMC-Scp complex subunit ScpB produces the protein MSPLAQIESLLFVSGDEGITVADLAAATGLLRPAILASLERLAEKYAADTDSALELMVNDTTYRLVTKAAAGEVIKHYFENPLSTNLSPASLEVLAIIAYRQPITRIEIDEIRGVQSSSTVQKLVLRQLIEDAGRLDEPGRPKVYRTSAYFLDYFGLATLDELPPLPAAATPGDTADDGDLFLQAFNQQLNQSGDES, from the coding sequence ATGTCACCCCTAGCACAGATTGAAAGCCTCCTGTTCGTCAGTGGTGACGAGGGCATTACCGTAGCTGATTTAGCAGCGGCTACGGGGTTATTACGACCCGCCATTTTGGCCAGTTTGGAGCGCTTAGCCGAGAAATACGCGGCGGATACGGATTCTGCTCTGGAGTTAATGGTCAATGATACCACTTACCGGTTGGTGACCAAGGCGGCCGCCGGCGAGGTCATTAAACACTACTTTGAGAATCCGCTCAGTACGAACCTTTCGCCGGCGTCCTTAGAAGTGTTGGCAATCATTGCGTACCGGCAGCCAATCACCCGCATCGAAATTGATGAGATTCGGGGCGTCCAGAGCTCATCGACCGTACAGAAATTAGTGCTGCGGCAGTTGATTGAAGATGCTGGCCGCTTGGATGAACCCGGGCGCCCGAAGGTGTACCGGACGAGCGCATATTTTTTGGATTACTTTGGGTTGGCAACTTTAGACGAACTGCCGCCCTTACCAGCGGCAGCCACACCGGGTGACACTGCTGACGATGGGGATTTATTCCTGCAAGCCTTTAATCAGCAATTAAATCAATCAGGAGATGAAAGTTAA
- a CDS encoding pseudouridine synthase produces the protein MERLQKVLAHDGVASRRQSEKLIMSGRVKVNGTVVTELGTKVGVHDKILVDGVPVTTEAPVYVMLYKPRAVISTANDEKGRRTVVDLIEDVPQRIYPVGRLDYDTAGLLLLTNDGELANRLTHPKYEVEKTYVARVTGTPTNDAMRQLRQGITVDGEVYAPAKTKLLSSDPKKKSSIVQLIIHEGKNHQVKKMLEAVGYPVEKLKREKYGNLTLKGLNAGEARLLKPEEVKELKQATGLM, from the coding sequence ATGGAACGACTACAAAAAGTTTTAGCCCACGACGGGGTAGCCTCACGTCGACAGTCAGAAAAGTTGATCATGAGCGGTCGGGTGAAGGTTAACGGCACCGTGGTCACCGAGCTAGGAACCAAGGTCGGCGTTCACGATAAGATCCTGGTTGATGGTGTGCCGGTCACGACGGAGGCACCAGTCTACGTCATGCTATATAAGCCCCGGGCAGTTATTTCAACGGCCAATGATGAAAAGGGTCGCCGAACCGTGGTGGATCTCATTGAGGATGTTCCACAACGCATCTACCCAGTGGGTCGGTTGGACTACGACACGGCTGGGTTACTGTTGTTAACCAATGATGGTGAACTGGCTAACCGGTTGACCCACCCTAAGTACGAAGTCGAAAAGACCTATGTGGCTCGAGTTACGGGAACGCCAACGAACGATGCTATGCGGCAACTCCGTCAAGGAATCACCGTGGATGGAGAAGTGTACGCGCCAGCCAAGACCAAGTTGCTAAGCAGTGACCCGAAGAAGAAGTCTTCAATCGTGCAACTGATTATTCACGAAGGTAAAAATCATCAAGTGAAGAAAATGTTGGAAGCAGTTGGCTATCCGGTTGAAAAGCTCAAGCGGGAAAAGTATGGTAATTTGACGTTAAAGGGGCTCAACGCCGGGGAAGCTCGGTTGCTGAAACCAGAAGAGGTCAAAGAACTCAAACAGGCAACTGGGCTGATGTAA
- a CDS encoding ECF transporter S component → MENSRSGLSVRAMVEMALFAGISYVLMFVALPIVPIVPYMKLDLSDLVVLIGMSVFGLGGAILIAAVKELLYFVTTGMDVVNLIGVMTAFIADLALIVPISLVLKRRDPSLTRQILAVVLGTLSLTVVLSLGNWLVITPLYLKVLNISIGLPVSKLVLLGVIPFNLIKGVVLGVLFILLTRRMAPWLAKHTTL, encoded by the coding sequence ATGGAAAATAGTCGTAGTGGTTTGAGTGTGCGGGCAATGGTGGAAATGGCGTTATTCGCTGGTATTTCCTACGTTCTAATGTTTGTGGCGTTGCCCATCGTGCCTATCGTGCCATATATGAAGCTTGATCTGAGTGATCTGGTCGTGCTGATTGGTATGAGTGTCTTTGGTCTGGGTGGTGCTATCCTGATTGCCGCAGTTAAAGAGCTACTGTACTTTGTGACAACTGGTATGGATGTTGTTAACTTAATTGGTGTGATGACAGCGTTTATTGCTGATTTAGCGTTAATCGTACCCATTAGTTTGGTGCTGAAACGACGGGATCCGTCGTTGACCCGCCAAATTTTGGCCGTGGTTCTGGGGACACTGAGCTTGACCGTGGTCCTGTCATTAGGTAATTGGTTGGTCATTACGCCGCTATACTTAAAGGTCTTAAACATTTCGATTGGTTTGCCCGTTAGCAAGCTGGTCTTGCTGGGAGTTATTCCGTTTAATCTGATTAAAGGGGTCGTCTTGGGGGTTCTCTTTATCCTGTTGACTCGCCGGATGGCACCTTGGTTGGCTAAACACACGACATTGTAA